The following proteins come from a genomic window of Pannonibacter sp. XCT-53:
- a CDS encoding MliC family protein gives MRSTKCGIGPGLGAIALAGLAGAVLPVTAGAQSLPQQIQVQVVPAEPGIRSILVNKRYRPIISRGIEGAVVETVTGNVDAGSVGCDVELEVTLENSRVLRRNADICGSGGKVVVDVNRDPGPARPRVVGTEAATPARPAGSAPAQGGGASGTQTTGQGSGQTSGQTGGQTTPQTVPQPTGQAAPAAPAAPLSGTQTGTAATAPAGSQPATALPGAAPVATPQTPAGAPGTLPATITDALAGQPPLAPAPVERDWSVSGVQYGSQSATLLHAGPQGVDPDFQATCTLQSGVATVRLMRPSPGVTPGARVPVIVKADEFYATYDAVGSQGSPSLPEFTVSMTDPLWDTMARKSQLEVILDNLPQAVSLRGSAQPVRQFAAGCAEAQQIVEESRDPALANAGELSCSEFGAVRSLDGGFRGRMVFRNARNEPVDVFWIDYSGSQRFYARLMPGQVLDQESILSNAWLVTNASGQCLGLHVSRAPRQDVVIGNRAAGTPGSPAAAPAQLPMPAGPLPPAPVGGLDTVNYLCTAGIDLQVVFDAARDVAVVTEFGQISVTLPRVASGSGFRYASGGYTFAGQRDNATWSRPGLYDAFCGRN, from the coding sequence ATGCGGTCGACGAAATGCGGCATCGGACCGGGTCTGGGGGCAATCGCTCTGGCGGGTCTTGCCGGAGCTGTTCTGCCTGTCACCGCCGGCGCCCAGTCGCTGCCGCAGCAGATCCAGGTCCAGGTCGTGCCGGCCGAACCGGGCATCCGCTCCATTCTCGTCAACAAGCGCTACCGGCCGATCATCTCGCGTGGCATCGAAGGCGCCGTCGTCGAGACGGTGACAGGCAATGTCGACGCCGGCTCGGTCGGCTGTGATGTCGAGCTGGAAGTCACGCTCGAGAACAGCCGGGTGCTGCGGCGCAATGCCGACATCTGCGGTTCCGGCGGCAAGGTCGTGGTGGATGTCAACCGGGACCCCGGTCCGGCCCGCCCCCGCGTGGTCGGCACGGAGGCCGCGACCCCGGCACGACCGGCCGGCTCCGCTCCTGCACAGGGCGGTGGCGCTTCGGGCACCCAGACGACAGGTCAGGGGAGTGGCCAGACCAGCGGCCAGACAGGTGGCCAGACAACGCCCCAGACCGTTCCCCAGCCGACCGGTCAGGCAGCGCCCGCAGCGCCGGCCGCGCCGCTGTCAGGGACCCAGACCGGCACGGCGGCAACCGCCCCGGCAGGGTCACAGCCGGCGACGGCGCTCCCCGGGGCCGCGCCCGTTGCGACCCCGCAGACCCCGGCCGGAGCGCCTGGCACCTTGCCGGCCACCATCACGGATGCGCTGGCCGGACAGCCCCCGCTGGCCCCCGCGCCGGTCGAGCGCGACTGGAGCGTCAGCGGCGTGCAATATGGCTCCCAGAGCGCCACGCTGCTGCACGCGGGACCGCAGGGCGTCGATCCGGATTTCCAGGCGACCTGCACGCTGCAGTCGGGAGTGGCCACGGTGCGGCTCATGCGCCCCTCGCCCGGCGTCACGCCGGGCGCCCGTGTCCCGGTGATCGTCAAGGCGGACGAGTTCTACGCCACCTATGATGCCGTCGGCAGCCAGGGCAGCCCGTCGCTGCCGGAATTCACCGTCAGCATGACGGATCCGCTCTGGGACACGATGGCGCGGAAGTCCCAGCTCGAGGTCATCCTCGACAACCTGCCGCAGGCGGTGTCGCTGCGGGGCAGTGCCCAGCCGGTGCGCCAGTTCGCGGCCGGCTGCGCCGAAGCCCAGCAGATCGTCGAGGAGAGCCGCGACCCGGCCCTTGCCAATGCGGGCGAGCTGTCCTGCTCCGAGTTCGGGGCGGTGCGGTCGCTGGACGGCGGTTTCCGGGGGCGCATGGTGTTCCGCAATGCCCGCAACGAGCCCGTGGACGTGTTCTGGATCGACTACTCCGGCAGCCAGCGTTTCTACGCAAGGCTGATGCCGGGTCAGGTGCTGGACCAGGAATCGATCCTGTCCAATGCCTGGCTGGTGACGAATGCCTCCGGCCAGTGCCTTGGCCTGCATGTCAGCCGCGCTCCGCGGCAGGACGTGGTGATCGGAAACCGGGCGGCCGGAACCCCGGGCAGCCCGGCAGCAGCCCCGGCCCAGCTGCCGATGCCGGCCGGCCCGCTGCCTCCGGCACCGGTCGGCGGCCTTGATACGGTCAATTACCTCTGCACGGCCGGAATTGATCTGCAGGTTGTATTCGACGCTGCGCGAGACGTGGCGGTGGTCACGGAGTTTGGGCAAATTTCGGTGACATTGCCCAGAGTTGCGTCAGGATCAGGGTTCCGCTACGCAAGCGGCGGATACACGTTTGCCGGGCAGAGAGACAATGCAACGTGGTCGCGCCCCGGCCTCTACGACGCTTTTTGCGGGCGAAACTGA
- the hisB gene encoding imidazoleglycerol-phosphate dehydratase HisB — translation MRTATISRNTKETRIEVEINLDGTGAYDVATGVGFFDHMLEQLARHSLIDIKIRAEGDTHIDFHHTVEDVGIALGQALSRALGDMSGITRYADTHLAMDEALTRCALDVSGRPFLVWQVEFPRPKVGDFDTELFEEFFRAFAMNAGITLHIANLYGSNCHHIAETCFKAVARTLRKAIEVDPRQAGRVPTTKGQLGG, via the coding sequence ATGCGCACAGCGACGATCTCGCGCAACACCAAGGAAACCCGCATCGAGGTGGAGATCAACCTGGACGGCACCGGCGCCTATGACGTGGCGACGGGCGTCGGTTTCTTCGACCACATGCTGGAACAGCTTGCGCGACATTCGCTGATCGACATCAAGATCCGCGCCGAGGGCGACACGCATATCGACTTCCACCACACGGTCGAGGATGTCGGCATCGCGCTCGGTCAGGCGCTGTCACGGGCGCTGGGCGACATGTCCGGCATCACCCGCTACGCCGACACCCATCTGGCCATGGACGAGGCGCTGACCCGCTGCGCGCTCGACGTGTCCGGCCGGCCCTTCCTGGTCTGGCAGGTGGAGTTCCCGCGCCCGAAGGTCGGGGACTTCGACACGGAGCTGTTCGAGGAATTCTTCCGCGCCTTCGCCATGAATGCCGGGATCACCCTGCACATCGCCAATCTCTACGGTTCCAACTGCCACCACATTGCCGAAACCTGCTTCAAGGCGGTGGCCCGGACCCTGCGCAAGGCCATCGAGGTCGATCCGCGCCAGGCCGGCCGCGTTCCCACCACCAAGGGCCAGCTCGGCGGCTGA
- a CDS encoding phosphoribosyl-ATP diphosphatase, which yields MTAFTLADLDAIVAARAASEDETSYTRKLVGKGVGKCAQKLGEEAVEAAIAAVQGDRDGLTGEAADLLYHLLVVLRVCDVPLSAVMAELASRTGRTGLEEKASRPAD from the coding sequence ATGACCGCCTTCACCCTGGCCGATCTCGATGCCATCGTCGCCGCCCGTGCGGCCAGCGAGGACGAGACATCCTACACCCGCAAGCTGGTCGGCAAGGGCGTCGGCAAATGTGCCCAGAAGCTGGGCGAGGAGGCTGTCGAGGCAGCCATCGCCGCCGTGCAGGGCGACCGTGACGGCCTGACCGGCGAGGCGGCCGACCTGCTGTATCACCTGCTCGTCGTGCTGCGGGTCTGCGACGTGCCGCTGTCTGCCGTCATGGCGGAGCTGGCATCGCGGACCGGGCGGACGGGCCTCGAGGAAAAGGCGTCGCGGCCGGCGGACTGA
- a CDS encoding ActR/PrrA/RegA family redox response regulator transcription factor, translating into MTEPELRQIEADDKSLLIVDDDKAFQTRLARAMEKRGFATETAENVREAVAKIAASAPAFAVVDMRLGDGSGLDVIEALRQHRPDARAVILTGYGNIATAVTAVKLGAIDYLAKPADADDVFMALTQDGGEKAIPPENPMSADRVRWEHIQRVYELCERNVSETARRLNMHRRTLQRILAKRAPR; encoded by the coding sequence ATGACCGAACCCGAGCTTCGCCAGATCGAGGCCGACGACAAGAGCCTCCTGATCGTTGATGACGACAAGGCCTTCCAGACACGCCTGGCGCGCGCGATGGAAAAACGCGGCTTCGCCACCGAGACGGCAGAGAACGTGCGCGAGGCAGTGGCCAAGATCGCCGCGTCGGCCCCCGCCTTTGCCGTGGTCGACATGCGCCTTGGCGACGGCAGCGGGCTGGACGTGATCGAGGCCCTGCGCCAGCACCGGCCCGACGCGCGTGCCGTCATCCTGACCGGCTACGGCAACATCGCCACCGCCGTGACGGCCGTGAAGCTCGGTGCCATCGACTATCTTGCCAAGCCGGCCGATGCGGACGACGTGTTCATGGCGCTGACCCAGGACGGCGGCGAAAAGGCGATCCCGCCGGAAAACCCGATGTCGGCCGACCGGGTGCGCTGGGAACATATCCAGCGCGTCTACGAACTGTGCGAGCGCAACGTCTCGGAGACGGCACGGCGGCTCAACATGCACCGCCGCACGCTGCAGCGCATCCTCGCCAAGCGCGCGCCCCGCTGA
- the hisF gene encoding imidazole glycerol phosphate synthase subunit HisF codes for MTLKARIIPCLDVKDGRVVKGVNFVDLVDAGDPVEAAKAYDAAGADELCFLDITASSDGRDTIYDVVRRTAEACFMPVTVGGGVRKVEDIRKLLNAGADKVSINTAAVTNPDFVREAAEKFGSQCIVVSIDAKQVSAEGEPYRFEIFTHGGRNATGIDAVEFARKVVELGAGELLVTSMDRDGTKAGYNIPLTRAIADAVPVPVIASGGVGTLDHLVEGVRDGHATAVLAASIFHFGTYTIAEAKAHMAAAGIPMRMDT; via the coding sequence ATGACCCTCAAGGCCCGCATCATCCCCTGTCTCGACGTCAAGGACGGCCGTGTGGTCAAGGGCGTCAACTTCGTCGATCTGGTCGATGCCGGCGATCCGGTGGAGGCCGCCAAGGCCTATGACGCCGCCGGCGCCGACGAGCTCTGCTTCCTCGACATCACGGCGAGCAGCGACGGCCGCGACACGATCTATGACGTGGTCCGCCGCACCGCGGAGGCCTGCTTCATGCCGGTGACCGTGGGCGGTGGCGTGCGCAAGGTGGAAGACATCCGCAAGCTGCTCAACGCCGGTGCGGACAAGGTGTCGATCAACACCGCAGCCGTCACCAATCCGGACTTCGTGCGCGAGGCGGCGGAGAAGTTCGGCTCCCAGTGCATCGTCGTCTCCATCGATGCCAAGCAGGTCAGCGCCGAGGGCGAGCCGTATCGCTTCGAGATCTTCACTCACGGCGGGCGCAACGCCACCGGCATCGACGCGGTCGAGTTTGCCCGCAAGGTCGTGGAGCTGGGCGCCGGCGAGCTGCTGGTGACCTCGATGGACCGCGACGGCACCAAGGCCGGCTACAACATCCCGCTGACCCGCGCGATTGCCGATGCGGTTCCGGTTCCGGTGATCGCCTCGGGCGGTGTCGGGACGCTCGACCATCTGGTGGAGGGCGTGCGCGACGGTCACGCCACCGCCGTGCTGGCCGCCTCGATCTTCCACTTCGGCACCTACACCATAGCCGAGGCCAAGGCACACATGGCTGCCGCCGGGATACCTATGCGAATGGATACCTGA
- the hisH gene encoding imidazole glycerol phosphate synthase subunit HisH: MSVAIIDYGSGNLRSAAKAFERAAREHAQVPNVFVTADPDRVAKADRIVLPGVGAYADCRRGLDAVSGMTEALEDAVRGKGRPFLGICVGMQLMASRGLEFETVAGLDWIAGDVTAMQPADPALKIPHMGWNTISVRPESHPVLKGLDVGPDGLHAYFVHSFHFACTKDEHRLATFDYAGTFTAMVARDNMVGTQFHPEKSQRLGLGLIANFLDWAP, from the coding sequence TTGAGCGTCGCCATCATCGATTACGGGTCCGGCAACCTGCGCTCCGCCGCCAAGGCCTTCGAGCGCGCGGCCCGCGAGCACGCGCAGGTGCCAAATGTGTTCGTCACCGCCGATCCCGACCGGGTGGCGAAGGCGGACCGCATCGTGCTGCCGGGCGTCGGCGCCTATGCCGACTGCCGCCGTGGCCTTGACGCGGTCTCCGGCATGACCGAGGCGCTGGAAGACGCCGTCCGCGGCAAGGGACGGCCGTTCCTCGGCATCTGTGTCGGCATGCAGCTGATGGCCTCGCGCGGGCTCGAGTTCGAGACCGTGGCCGGCCTCGACTGGATCGCCGGCGACGTGACGGCCATGCAGCCCGCAGACCCGGCGCTCAAGATCCCGCACATGGGCTGGAACACGATTTCCGTCCGTCCGGAGAGCCATCCGGTTCTCAAGGGTCTCGATGTTGGCCCCGATGGCCTGCACGCCTATTTCGTCCACTCCTTCCATTTCGCCTGCACGAAGGACGAGCACCGGCTGGCCACCTTCGACTACGCCGGAACCTTCACCGCCATGGTGGCACGCGACAACATGGTGGGCACGCAGTTCCACCCGGAAAAGAGCCAGCGGCTTGGCCTCGGCCTGATCGCCAATTTCCTGGACTGGGCGCCCTGA
- the hisA gene encoding 1-(5-phosphoribosyl)-5-[(5-phosphoribosylamino)methylideneamino]imidazole-4-carboxamide isomerase — protein sequence MILFPAIDLKDGQCVRLKLGDMNEATVFNDNPGAQAKTFEDQGFEWLHVVDLNGAFAGESRNGDAVDAILASTKNPVQLGGGIRTLAHVEAWLAKGIARVILGTVAVRDPELVKAACKAFPGKVAVGIDARGGHVAVEGWAETSELTAVDLARRFEDAGVSAIIYTDIDRDGVLKGLNIPSTLELARAVSIPVIASGGLASIDDIHRLLEPDCAILEGAISGRALYDGRLDPAEAMRLIRAAREARA from the coding sequence ATGATTCTCTTCCCCGCCATTGACCTCAAGGACGGCCAGTGTGTTCGCCTGAAGCTCGGCGACATGAACGAGGCCACCGTCTTCAACGACAACCCCGGCGCCCAGGCCAAGACCTTTGAGGACCAGGGCTTCGAGTGGCTGCATGTGGTCGACCTCAACGGCGCCTTTGCCGGCGAGAGCCGCAACGGCGACGCCGTGGACGCCATTCTGGCTTCAACGAAAAACCCGGTGCAGCTGGGTGGCGGCATCCGCACGCTGGCCCATGTCGAGGCCTGGCTTGCCAAGGGCATCGCCCGCGTCATCCTCGGCACGGTCGCGGTGCGGGATCCGGAGCTGGTCAAGGCGGCCTGCAAGGCCTTTCCGGGCAAGGTTGCCGTCGGCATCGACGCCCGCGGCGGTCATGTGGCCGTCGAGGGCTGGGCCGAGACGTCGGAACTCACCGCCGTCGATCTCGCCCGCCGCTTCGAGGACGCTGGCGTGTCGGCGATCATCTACACCGACATCGACCGTGACGGCGTGCTGAAGGGGCTCAACATCCCCTCGACGCTGGAACTCGCCCGCGCAGTCTCGATCCCGGTGATCGCGTCGGGCGGGCTTGCCTCCATCGACGACATCCACCGCCTGCTGGAGCCCGATTGCGCGATCCTCGAGGGCGCGATCTCGGGCCGCGCGCTCTATGACGGCCGGCTCGACCCGGCCGAGGCGATGCGGCTGATCCGGGCGGCAAGGGAGGCCCGCGCATGA
- a CDS encoding Lrp/AsnC family transcriptional regulator produces MIDQFNKAILKALQQDGSLTQRELSEKVHLSPNACWNRIQTMKKDGVITGQTVQLDRTRLGLDLVVFAMIRTRHHSAEWLETFRRHVQAIPEVIDFFRIGGDYDYLLKVVTRDMASYDAVYRRLIAGVELDSVTSYFAMEAIEEQRPLPIQETRER; encoded by the coding sequence ATGATTGACCAGTTCAACAAGGCCATCCTGAAGGCGCTGCAGCAGGATGGCAGCCTGACCCAGCGCGAGCTGTCGGAAAAGGTTCACCTGTCGCCCAACGCCTGCTGGAACCGCATCCAGACGATGAAGAAGGACGGGGTGATCACCGGCCAGACCGTGCAGCTCGACCGCACCCGGCTGGGGCTTGATCTGGTGGTCTTTGCCATGATCCGCACCCGGCATCACTCGGCCGAATGGCTCGAGACCTTCCGCCGCCATGTGCAGGCGATCCCCGAGGTCATCGACTTCTTCCGCATCGGCGGGGACTATGACTACCTGCTCAAGGTCGTCACCCGGGACATGGCCAGTTACGACGCGGTCTATCGCCGCCTGATTGCAGGCGTCGAACTGGACAGCGTGACGTCCTATTTCGCGATGGAAGCCATCGAGGAACAGCGGCCCCTGCCGATCCAGGAAACGCGCGAACGGTAA
- the pyrF gene encoding orotidine-5'-phosphate decarboxylase, whose translation MTRRSRFAPQSATGRLVLPLDVPTVAEARDLIAATRGAVGVYKIGMELQFAGGLELARELAGEGIDVFLDVKLLDIDNTIASAVRNIARMGVRFVTLHAYPKTMRAAVTALEDTGVTDLCLLGVTVLTSMDEADLAAAGYGKPVRDLVTSRAADARAAGMGGLVCSPLEAPLVRPLVGEELVIVTPGVRPAGSDHGDQKRVMTPADAIRAGSDYLVIGRPISRAADPRRAAEAIVEEIASAL comes from the coding sequence ATGACGCGCCGCAGCCGCTTTGCCCCGCAGTCTGCCACCGGACGCCTCGTGCTGCCTCTGGACGTGCCGACGGTGGCCGAGGCGCGGGACCTGATTGCGGCGACCAGAGGCGCGGTCGGCGTGTACAAGATCGGCATGGAGCTGCAGTTTGCCGGCGGCCTCGAGCTGGCCCGCGAGCTGGCGGGCGAGGGCATCGACGTGTTTCTCGACGTGAAGCTGCTCGACATCGACAACACCATCGCCAGCGCCGTGCGCAACATCGCCCGCATGGGCGTGCGTTTCGTCACGCTGCATGCCTATCCCAAGACCATGCGCGCCGCCGTGACCGCCCTTGAGGACACCGGCGTGACCGATCTCTGCCTGCTCGGCGTCACCGTGCTCACCTCGATGGACGAGGCGGACCTGGCGGCGGCCGGCTATGGCAAGCCGGTGCGCGATCTCGTCACCAGCCGGGCCGCGGATGCCCGGGCCGCCGGAATGGGCGGCCTCGTCTGTTCGCCGCTGGAAGCACCGCTGGTGCGGCCGCTGGTTGGCGAGGAGCTGGTGATCGTGACGCCAGGCGTGCGCCCCGCCGGCAGCGACCACGGCGACCAGAAGCGCGTGATGACCCCGGCAGACGCGATCCGCGCAGGGTCCGACTATCTCGTCATCGGCCGGCCGATCAGCCGGGCTGCCGATCCGCGCCGGGCCGCCGAAGCCATCGTCGAAGAGATTGCCTCGGCGCTGTGA
- a CDS encoding DUF2628 domain-containing protein, producing MSVYMVMLPPEADAAAPSGLPSPRAAERVVFVRDGFSAPAFVLSGLWMLWNRLWLPFLGYLVLTLGLELGTLALGTSVPGVAAFCASLLIGLEAGTLRRWQLERRGYRFVAVVEAGSLPEAEIRYFLGSQAPRPVSPRPSAPAGGIVPRIGTQPVVGLTLGQGGIR from the coding sequence ATGAGCGTTTACATGGTGATGCTTCCGCCCGAGGCGGATGCGGCCGCGCCGTCCGGCCTGCCGTCGCCGCGTGCGGCAGAGCGGGTCGTGTTCGTGCGCGACGGGTTTTCCGCCCCGGCCTTCGTTCTGTCCGGGCTGTGGATGCTGTGGAACCGGCTCTGGCTGCCGTTTCTTGGCTATCTTGTCCTGACGCTGGGCCTGGAACTCGGCACGCTGGCGCTCGGCACGTCCGTTCCCGGCGTCGCGGCCTTCTGCGCCAGCCTGCTGATCGGCCTGGAGGCCGGCACCCTGCGCCGCTGGCAGCTGGAGCGGCGCGGCTACCGGTTCGTCGCTGTGGTCGAGGCCGGCAGCCTCCCGGAAGCCGAGATCCGCTATTTCCTGGGGTCGCAGGCGCCGCGCCCGGTTTCTCCCCGTCCGTCCGCGCCGGCGGGCGGCATCGTTCCGCGCATCGGCACCCAGCCGGTTGTCGGTCTCACGCTTGGCCAGGGAGGCATCCGTTGA
- the coaA gene encoding type I pantothenate kinase, translating into MDQTAPRADSMDLSPYRVFSRDEWSHLRADTPMTLTAVEVNELRGLNDPISMADVESVYLPLSRLLAYYAEATLILHQATKRFLGVEEGKTPFIIGIAGSVAVGKSTTSRILRALLARWPASPKVDLITTDGFLFPNAVLEAEGLMQRKGFPESFDRPALLKFLSDIKAGKRNVQAPVYSHFYYDVMPGQTVTVDKPDILIVEGLNVLQTRELPKDGRAVPFVSDFFDFSVYIDAPESLLEKWYVDRFMRLRETAFRDPNSYFHRYSRITDAEAVAKAKSIWTNINLQNLRENIFPTRPRADLILTKDASHTIAKVALRKI; encoded by the coding sequence ATGGACCAGACCGCCCCCCGTGCCGACAGCATGGACCTCTCGCCCTATCGGGTCTTCAGCCGGGACGAATGGTCCCATCTGCGCGCCGACACGCCGATGACGCTGACGGCCGTCGAGGTCAACGAGCTGCGCGGCCTCAACGATCCGATCTCCATGGCCGATGTCGAGAGCGTCTATCTGCCGCTGTCGCGGCTCCTCGCCTATTACGCCGAGGCCACCCTGATCCTGCATCAGGCGACCAAGCGCTTCCTGGGCGTGGAGGAGGGCAAGACGCCCTTCATCATCGGCATTGCCGGATCGGTTGCGGTGGGCAAGTCCACCACGTCGCGCATCCTGCGCGCGCTGCTTGCCCGCTGGCCGGCCAGCCCCAAGGTGGACCTGATCACCACCGACGGCTTCCTGTTTCCCAACGCGGTGCTGGAGGCCGAGGGCCTCATGCAGCGCAAGGGCTTCCCGGAGAGCTTCGACCGGCCGGCGCTGCTGAAGTTCCTGTCCGACATCAAGGCCGGCAAGCGCAACGTCCAGGCTCCGGTCTATTCCCACTTCTACTATGATGTCATGCCGGGTCAGACGGTGACCGTCGACAAGCCCGACATCCTGATCGTCGAAGGGCTCAACGTCCTGCAGACCCGCGAGCTGCCGAAGGATGGCCGTGCCGTGCCCTTCGTCTCCGACTTCTTCGACTTTTCCGTCTACATCGACGCGCCCGAAAGCCTGCTGGAAAAGTGGTACGTCGACCGCTTCATGCGGCTGCGCGAGACGGCGTTCCGCGACCCGAACTCCTACTTCCACCGCTACTCGCGCATCACCGACGCGGAAGCCGTCGCCAAGGCAAAGAGCATCTGGACGAACATCAATCTCCAGAACCTGCGCGAGAACATTTTCCCGACCCGCCCGCGCGCCGACCTGATCCTCACCAAGGACGCCAGCCACACCATCGCCAAGGTCGCCCTGCGCAAGATCTGA
- a CDS encoding methyl-accepting chemotaxis protein: protein MAFNRLPLVWKIALPVTAGFVLTLVVGIVSMLDMRASMIGQRVETVKHITQASLATIKGYHDRAQAGQMSMDEAKAAAIAAVGGLRYEGDNYVFVFDYNGNVMSHAKASLVGTNMIGMTDQNGVKVIAGLIDVARKGGGEFAYLWPRASGDVPLPKLSWAEGFAPWGWMIGTGVYTDDVEAQFWREASMMIAVTVGGALLLVALATAVIRSIGRPITSLTQNMRKLADGESNISVEGAGRGDEIGQMAAAMEVFVRNEQARKALEADQQARQEDAARRGAEVQRLSGDFDSQITAMMGVIEQSVKKLQDASQEMIRGAEQTTRQTGSVTSASEQAARNVETVAAAAEELSASVAEIRRQVQQSTQIASKAAAEASSTNKRMNGLSEAAGRIGEVVNLIQAIAEQTNLLALNATIEAARAGEAGRGFAVVAAEVKELATQTSKATEEISSQISAIQSETEKAAQAISSVTQIIDQMNEIAGSIASSVEEQGSATSEIARNATEASRGTMEVTSNISAVSRAAETTRATAGTVDAAAQQLEQNAGQLRRQVADFLGGVRRQAS, encoded by the coding sequence ATGGCTTTCAACAGACTGCCCCTCGTTTGGAAGATTGCGCTGCCGGTCACCGCCGGTTTTGTCCTGACCCTTGTTGTCGGCATTGTCAGCATGCTCGACATGCGGGCGTCGATGATCGGCCAGCGCGTGGAAACGGTGAAACACATCACGCAGGCGTCGCTGGCGACGATCAAGGGCTATCATGACCGGGCTCAGGCCGGGCAGATGAGCATGGACGAGGCCAAGGCCGCGGCCATCGCGGCCGTCGGCGGGCTGCGCTACGAGGGTGACAACTACGTCTTCGTCTTCGACTACAACGGCAACGTGATGTCCCATGCCAAGGCGTCGCTGGTTGGCACCAACATGATCGGCATGACCGATCAGAACGGCGTCAAGGTGATCGCGGGGCTGATCGACGTGGCCCGCAAGGGTGGCGGCGAATTCGCCTATCTCTGGCCGCGGGCCAGCGGCGATGTCCCGCTGCCGAAGCTGTCCTGGGCCGAAGGCTTCGCTCCCTGGGGCTGGATGATCGGCACCGGCGTCTACACTGATGATGTCGAGGCACAGTTCTGGCGCGAGGCTTCCATGATGATCGCCGTGACCGTCGGCGGCGCGCTGCTGCTGGTGGCCCTGGCAACGGCGGTCATCCGCAGCATCGGGCGTCCGATCACCAGCCTGACCCAGAACATGCGCAAGCTGGCTGATGGCGAGAGCAACATTTCCGTGGAGGGCGCCGGCCGGGGCGACGAGATCGGCCAGATGGCAGCTGCCATGGAGGTCTTCGTGCGCAACGAACAGGCCCGCAAGGCGCTGGAAGCCGACCAGCAGGCCCGGCAGGAAGATGCGGCGCGGCGCGGCGCGGAGGTGCAGCGCCTGAGTGGCGACTTCGACAGCCAGATCACCGCCATGATGGGCGTGATCGAGCAGTCGGTGAAGAAGCTGCAGGATGCCTCGCAGGAGATGATCCGCGGGGCCGAGCAGACCACCCGCCAGACCGGCTCGGTGACGTCTGCCTCCGAGCAGGCCGCCCGCAATGTCGAGACCGTCGCCGCCGCCGCCGAGGAGCTGTCGGCCTCCGTCGCAGAGATCCGCCGCCAGGTGCAGCAGTCGACCCAGATCGCCTCGAAGGCGGCTGCGGAAGCCAGCTCCACCAACAAGCGCATGAACGGCCTGTCGGAAGCCGCCGGCCGCATCGGCGAAGTTGTCAACCTGATCCAGGCGATCGCCGAGCAGACCAACCTGCTCGCCCTCAACGCAACGATCGAGGCCGCGCGCGCCGGCGAAGCGGGCCGTGGTTTCGCCGTCGTTGCTGCGGAGGTGAAGGAACTGGCCACCCAGACGTCCAAGGCGACCGAGGAGATCTCCAGCCAGATCTCGGCGATCCAGTCGGAAACCGAGAAGGCGGCGCAGGCCATCTCGTCGGTGACGCAGATCATCGACCAGATGAACGAGATCGCCGGCTCCATTGCCTCGTCGGTGGAGGAGCAGGGGTCCGCCACCTCGGAAATCGCCCGCAACGCCACCGAGGCCTCGCGCGGCACGATGGAGGTGACCTCGAACATCTCGGCCGTCTCGCGCGCCGCGGAGACCACCCGCGCCACCGCCGGCACCGTCGACGCGGCCGCCCAGCAGCTGGAGCAGAACGCCGGCCAGCTCCGCCGCCAGGTCGCCGACTTCCTCGGGGGGGTCCGCCGCCAGGCGTCCTGA